The proteins below come from a single Capricornis sumatraensis isolate serow.1 chromosome 14, serow.2, whole genome shotgun sequence genomic window:
- the KISS1 gene encoding metastasis-suppressor KiSS-1: MNVLLSWQLMLFLCATAFRETLENVAPMENPRTTGSQLGPATLRAPWERSPRCAAGKPTAAGPRPRGAALCPSENSAGPQQPGPCAPRSRLIPAPRGAVLVQREKDVSAYNWNSFGLRYGRRQAALPGGRGAARG; this comes from the exons ATGAACGTGCTGCTTTCCTGGCAGCTGATGCTCTTCCTTTGTGCCACCGCCTTCAGGGAGACCTTGGAAAACGTGGCGCCCATGGAGAATCCTAGAACCACAG GCTCGCAGCTCGGACCCGCGACGCTCCGGGCGCCCTGGGAGCGGAGCCCGCGGTGCGCGGCGGGGAAGCCCACTGCGGCCGGGCCTCGGCCTCGGGGGGCCGCGCTCTGCCCCTCTGAGAACTCCGCGGGCCCCCAGCAGCCGGGCCCGTGCGCCCCGCGCAGCCGCCTGATCCCGGCTCCGAGGGGCGCCGTGCTGGTGCAGCGGGAGAAGGACGTGTCCGCCTACAACTGGAACTCCTTCGGCCTGCGCTACGGCAGGCGGCAGGCGGCGCTGCCCGGGGGCCGCGGCGCCGCGCGTGGCTGA
- the GOLT1A gene encoding vesicle transport protein GOT1A isoform X1, producing MISITEWQKIGVGTTGFGIFFILVGMLLYFDSVLLAFGNLLFLTGLSLIIGLRRTFSFFFQRHKLKGTSFFLGGVVIVLLRWPLLGMFLETYGFFSLFRGFFPVAFGFLGSASNIPFLSALFQRLQGTSSMV from the exons ATGATCTCCATCACCGAATGGCAGA AGATTGGCGTGGGCACCACTGGCTTCGGCATCTTCTTCATCCTCGTTGGAATGCTCCTGTACTTTGACTCCGTGCTGCTGGCCTTCGGAAAT ctgcTGTTCCTGACTGGCCTCTCCCTCATCATCGGCCTGAGGAGGACGTTCTCCTTCTTCTTCCAGAGGCACAAACTCAAGGGCACCAGCTTCTTCCTGGGGGGCGTGGTCATCGTCCTGCTGCGCTGGCCTCTCCTGGGCATGTTCCTGGAAACCTATGGCTTCTTCAGCCTCTTCAG GGGCTTTTTCCCCGTTGCCTTTGGCTTCCTGGGCAGCGCCTCCAACATCCCCTTCCTGAGTGCG CTGTTCCAGAGGCTTCAAGGCACCAGTTCAATGGTCTGA
- the GOLT1A gene encoding vesicle transport protein GOT1A isoform X2 has product MISITEWQKIGVGTTGFGIFFILVGMLLYFDSVLLAFGNRHKLKGTSFFLGGVVIVLLRWPLLGMFLETYGFFSLFRGFFPVAFGFLGSASNIPFLSALFQRLQGTSSMV; this is encoded by the exons ATGATCTCCATCACCGAATGGCAGA AGATTGGCGTGGGCACCACTGGCTTCGGCATCTTCTTCATCCTCGTTGGAATGCTCCTGTACTTTGACTCCGTGCTGCTGGCCTTCGGAAAT AGGCACAAACTCAAGGGCACCAGCTTCTTCCTGGGGGGCGTGGTCATCGTCCTGCTGCGCTGGCCTCTCCTGGGCATGTTCCTGGAAACCTATGGCTTCTTCAGCCTCTTCAG GGGCTTTTTCCCCGTTGCCTTTGGCTTCCTGGGCAGCGCCTCCAACATCCCCTTCCTGAGTGCG CTGTTCCAGAGGCTTCAAGGCACCAGTTCAATGGTCTGA